The genomic window GTGAATACATGCTACAAATGACTATGGTTGTGTGGGAACATGCTTTGAGAGGGTACAGACTGTGTGTATGTCTACAGTTTGTATGAAAGAATAATGGGTATATGTTTGTGGGAAGGTTGACCACTGTCAGGAGAATGCCATTCAGCACACATCCCAAGCTCCCACCACCACCCTGTATAAAGTGAGAAAATGTGATCATTCTCTAGGGATTCTAAATTACAGAATACGATGTGACTGTCTTTGTCCCCACACTAACCACTGCCAAGGCCCCTCAACTCATCCCTACAAACACCGCCTGACATCTTCTAAGTACAGAGCACCACATTTCAGTGATAATCACCTTCAACCCTAGAGAGCACCGGAAAGTTTCTAAAACACTTTAGCCTACTTTGCCTTCCTGGGGGTCTCAGTGAAGGGGGCTGTGGTTACTgactccattttataaatgagaaaaccaagtCTTGGAGGAGAGAAGGATTTGAAAAAAGCAGAGTAATAATAAAAGGAGTCAACCGCGAAGAACTTTGTGCTCTGGATTCTAAGAAAAAAACCTAGGTTTGAATACATCCTCTGCCCCTTATTATGAGACATTATGCTTCTTAAagcctttaaaatgtaaaagctatAAAATGGGGTCACACTACCTACCTCATTAGGGTGTATGGAAAGATTACAGGAGATAAAGGTATAGTGTTTGGCACATATATGCTAATTATTGTGCTTAATTTATTaaaagacagacagaatcagGATTTTTCACTGCTAACTGGGCTGCCTGCCattcttgtctttcttcttccttactAGATCATTAATGGGATCAATTTTTGTActgtttcatgtttttaaaaaatggttatcTCCTGATTTGGGGTCTACTGTACTATATCTACGTATTAAATCAAGCTTGTTAactgtgtttttctgtttttctatatcCCAAGCAGATTTTTATTGACTTGATTTTTTCTGTAAGAGATATCTCAAAATACCCCACTATGATAGTAACTGTCAATTTCTCCTGTTCTAAAAGTTtctgatttatatattttgaacctAGGTTGTTGAAATTAATGATTTTACACTGGATTGGTAGGGAACAAAACCTAATTACAGCGGGATCAAGAAAACATGGGAGATTTTTGTTTAAGTATCTTTAACAGTTCCTGGAACACAGTATGCCTTCAAATAATGTTTCCTAAATAAATGAACTTCGGACGTGAGACGGAGATCCCGAGGGGCACAAAgctattttagaatatttttaaaggtaaagaCGAAATTATGGCTGACATCTAAGTTCATTTCCCCCACTAGCACTTTAACAAAACGAAAACACCTTAATGGATACTCTTAAAATAATTCTTACGCCTAtgtactaaaaaaaataaaaacaggataatGTTAATAAACTATTCGCTAACAAACAACCACAAGCCGCAGCGACCTCATTACGAACCCACCCTCGACGCAGCGCCTCGTGAGGGCGGGTATCAGCGCCAGAAGAGGGCGCCGGAAGTAGGCGTGGCCCGCCCGCGGCTTTCTGGGATTTGTAGTTCTGGGCCCTAGGCGCGGGCGCGGGTCAGTATCCGGAATCCTGCGCTGCCAGGTGTCGGTTCCCACGTGGGAGGTGAGACGCGTGCGGCGCCAGCGCCTGCAGGGAGGCGTCGGACCATGGGAGTGCCGCGGGGGAGGCGCTGGAGGCCTGGCTGGGCCGCCGTGGGAGGGCGTGCGACCTGGCGGAGTTGTAGTTCCGGGCCGCACGTGTATCCGAGCGCCGCGGCCGCTGCTGCGTCCCCGTGGCCGGGCTGCGGTCACTTGGGACGAGGCGTCCCAGAGCGCTGAACTGGCCCCGACCCCAAGGGGCGCTCCTCCCGCCTGACCGAGCTCTGGCCTTGGCCAGCCTGGGGGCTTCGTAGTTGGCCACATCGGCCTTTTCCGCGGCAGGGATTGGCTTTATTCAAGGAGGTTTTCAGTGGTTGTTAGGTGACCGAGAGGGGCTCCTGTGAGGGACCGAGGTTTCTGTCCCCACAGCGCTGTCCTCGCTAAAAGGAGGCTGCATCTGAGCCTCTGCACTCCTGAAACGAGTCAGGTCGGGGAAGGCGTCTCGGGCAGTCGAAATGCATCCCGAGAAGCGACACATCCGAGCGGAGAGCGACACATCTTACTGCTCTGACTAGAACTTTAGGGCAGAAACCGGAAAGCCTGAGGAAATGGACACATCTTAGAGCTGCTGGGGGCTGCAGAGTTTACTTAGCCTCGTGGGTTTGGGCGGGGTTGTGGGGGACGGCTTGGCCGGCTTGATCCAAAGCCCTACGGAGAAAGGTGAGGGAGGTGCGGCGTGGGGAGCCGAGGGCGGCCTCTGGGGAGAGGGCGTGCGATGGGCTGACAGAGGGGTTAGGAGCGGGAGCTGAGGAATTTTTTCCCACAGCCTTGCTGGACTGGCTAGTCTGTGTCCTGCAAGGTGGACTTGATTTTCAtggctcttcctctttccctaacTCTACCTTTCCAAGACTGTCTCCTTCCTGAGAGGAGGAAATGACCAAGTTCCAGGTGAGTTGGGGTTTCTTCTCCCCAGAaatgccatctctctgagaaTGGACATAGCCTTTCTTTCTTGGGACTAAAGAAGGACATCAGCATTAATTGCGTTCCTATCTGGTGTCACGTCCTGTCTTTGTTCtgtgtgttgtttttctctttattgtcaGGCTTCAGCGTGAGATATAAGTATTTCATAAATATGGGTTTAGGAACATTAATACACGAAGGGCATATAGCTATCAGATGATGTTGCCAGAATCCGCACCAGTATCTACTGACTTTAAATTCCACATCATTTTTCACTGAACCACCCTCTCTCCATGAGCTTGGTCCTCTCCCCAGAGCACTGGGCTATGTGCTTTTATTCAAAGTCTCCACACTGCTTCTTTGCCTGGTCCACTCTCTCAAAGCCTGCTTTTTCCTGCCAGACATTTTTCTTTCACTAAAAAGTCATTCAAAGATATTACATGCTCAGTCCAGTACTAAGTGGCCTCAGGAAAACAAATGGAATTACActagtccccccttatccgtgGGGGATACAGTCTAAGACCCCCATTGGATGCCTGAAACCTTGGATAGTACTAAACTCTATGTATACTATGATTTTTCCTATATGTACATACCTGTGATaaggtttaatttataaattaggcacaggaGGAGATTAACAACattaacttctctttggcatatctgaattgccagcatcactactctggggctttggggccattgttaagtaaagtaagggttacttgaacacaagcactgcaatacctcAACAGTCCATCTGGGAGAAGGCGGCTACCAAGTGACTACTGGGCAGGTAACGGGTAGCTATGCAGCGTGGATATCCTAGACAAAgagatgattcatgtcctgggcaAGGTGGAGCAGCATGGTgaaagatttcatcatgctactcaaaatggcatgcaatttaaaacttatgaattgtttatttctggaattttccatttaatattttcagaccatggttgactgCAGCTaagtgaaaccatggaaagcaaaaccatggataaTGGGGGCTACTGTATAAACTATGGTGCTTTTCTTCACGAGCAGAATATGTGTACGGGAAAAAAGTAGGCACATTAATGATAATCATTTTTGAAACATGAAAGAGTGAAAAACATAAGAAAGTTTGTTAAATAGCACAGTAGGTACCAGATCACTCCTAGAGATGCTCCTCAACCAAGCTATTCATCGGAATTGTCTGTGGTGTTCTTTGAGAATTAAGGTTCCTAGGCACCACCAACCCCCAGATCTGCTAAAAGGAGAATTTTACTCCTTTTTTATCTGTTGATCTTTGTGCATCCAAAGATTTGTTGCACTTATTGTGAAGTATTTCTCTGCATACTGATGTGAGTGTCACTAAGGTAGGTGAGATGAGTCATCTTTTATGCTCTGATTGCTTTGTTCCCTTTACCAACGTATCTACTTATTTAATTGGTACATTAAACTCTTAAATTACCGAGTagcactttttttaaaagcagtttctcatttgtctccataaaGCCATTTCTAGAAAGGCACCTCAAGATTGGCACttagaattataaaatgtttgaaatggagGAGGCCAGCCAGCCTCCTCGCTGCTGTGCTGCTGGCATTTTGCAGAGCAGAGCTCTAATCCTGAGGGAGCTGAGGAGACGCACCGTGTGCTTTGTTGCAGAGAGCCACAGAGTCAGAAGGAAACCCCATGTTTTCTAACTCCATGCAGTTCCTTCTCCATGGCTAAACAGGTCATCACACCAGAAGTTATTTGAATAAAATGTCAGACtggattttaaggaaaaaataattggttCTTAACAACGCCACCAGCAAGaccatctttttattattttattgaggtcatattggcttattgtataatttcaggtgtacattattatatatcagtttctgtgtagactgcatcatgttcaccatgttcatagtctagtttttatccgtcaccatataaatgtgccacTGTACCCCTTTTGCCCTACCCCCAACCAACTTCCTCTCTGCTAACCACTATtctattctccttatccatgtatttatcttccacatatgagtgaaatcatacagtgtgtatctttctctgtctagcttattctcacttagcataataccttcaaggtccatccatgttgttgcaaatggcacgatcttgtccttttttatggctgagtagtattccattgtgtatatatatgccacatcctctttatccaatcatcagtcaatgggcgcttgagttgcttccacgtcttgactattgtgaataatgctgcagtgagcacagggttgcataagtctctttgaattattaatttcaagttctttggataaatacccagtagagggataggtgggtcatatggtatttctatttttaatttaattttttgagaaatctccatactgttttccatagtggctgtaccagtttgcattcccaccagcagtgtatgagggttcccttttctatacatcctctccaacagttgttatttttttgtctggttaattatattctgacaggtgtaaggtagCAAGACCATCTTTTTGGTCTTGGCAAATACAGTCCTCACATATATAGGAAGAGACCATGAGctcttataaaaatcagtttgtTTAGAGGACAGTAGCCTGCCTCAAGGTACTGAGAGCGTTCTGTCTCTGTGCCTTAAAAAGTAATTGAGGACTTCAAGGGAGATTAGCATGAGTAAGACCCTGTGCTctctatattttccttccttctcttctatcTGGTCCCTGATGAAGATTATTTATGATGAAGTTGGAAATTGCTAGTATAGTGAAAAATTGAGATTCTGACATATGTTAATAACTTTTTGAATTTAAAGAAAACCCTTCATTCCCTCAACACTTGCTGAGTGTTTCCTATGTAACAGACATTGTCCTTGAGT from Equus asinus isolate D_3611 breed Donkey chromosome 2, EquAss-T2T_v2, whole genome shotgun sequence includes these protein-coding regions:
- the LOC106831318 gene encoding translation initiation factor IF-2 isoform X2; the protein is MWPTTKPPGWPRPELGQAGGAPLGVGASSALWDASSQVTAARPRGRSSGRGARIHVRPGTTTPPGRTPSHGGPARPPAPPPRHSHGPTPPCRRWRRTRLTSHVGTDTWQRRIPDTDPRPRLGPRTTNPRKPRAGHAYFRRPLLALIPALTRRCVEGPHQHWDEESFQHRESSLLPITFFPRSCVVAVLPTFLQTLLLIFSKMLGSAN
- the LOC106831318 gene encoding translation initiation factor IF-2 isoform X1 — protein: MWPTTKPPGWPRPELGQAGGAPLGVGASSALWDASSQVTAARPRGRSSGRGARIHVRPGTTTPPGRTPSHGGPARPPAPPPRHSHGPTPPCRRWRRTRLTSHVGTDTWQRRIPDTDPRPRLGPRTTNPRKPRAGHAYFRRPLLALIPALTRRCVEDQMLPQHALMNGPHQHWDEESFQHRESSLLPITFFPRSCVVAVLPTFLQTLLLIFSKMLGSAN